A single region of the Eulemur rufifrons isolate Redbay chromosome 8, OSU_ERuf_1, whole genome shotgun sequence genome encodes:
- the RAP1A gene encoding ras-related protein Rap-1A produces the protein MREYKLVVLGSGGVGKSALTVQFVQGIFVEKYDPTIEDSYRKQVEVDCQQCMLEILDTAGTEQFTAMRDLYMKNGQGFALVYSITAQSTFNDLQDLREQILRVKDTEDVPMILVGNKCDLEDERVVGKEQGQNLARQWCNCAFLESSAKSKINVNEIFYDLVRQINRKTPVEKKKPKKKSCLLL, from the exons ATGCGTGAGTACAAGCTAGTGGTCCTTGGTTCAGGAGGCGTTGGGAAGTCTGCTCTG acAGTTCAGTTTGTTCAGggaatttttgttgaaaaatatgACCCAACGATAGAAGATTCCTACAGAAAG CAAGTTGAAGTCGATTGCCAACAGTGTATGCTCGAAATCCTGGATACAGCAGGGACA gAGCAATTTACAGCAATGAGGGATTTATATATGAAGAATGGCCAAGGGTTTGCACTAGTATATTCTATTACAGCTCAGTCCACATTTAACGACTTACAGGACCTGAGGGAACAGATTTTACGGGTTAAGGACACAGAAGAT GTTCCAATGATTTTGGTTGGCAATAAATGTGACCTGGAAGATGAGCGAGTAGTTGGCAAAGAACAGGGCCAGAATTTAGCAAGACAGTGGTGTAACTGTGCCTTTTTAGAATCTTCTGCAAAGTCAAAGATCAACGTTAATGAG ATATTTTATGACCTGGTCagacagataaatagaaaaacaccaGTGGAAAAGAAGAAGCCTAAAAAGAAATCATGTCTGCTGCTCTAG